The Spinacia oleracea cultivar Varoflay chromosome 2, BTI_SOV_V1, whole genome shotgun sequence DNA segment CCGATTGGTATAAGAAGTTGCCGGCCGGATCGATATTCAGTTTTTGGCAGATTCAAGAGGACTTTGTGAGGCGGTTCATTAGCAAGGTTGAACGAAAGAAAACATCTGGAGAGCTGATGTCAATCTCACAAAGGCCGAAAGAGCCGCTGAGAGAATACCTTACTCGTTTTAACAACGAATCCATCACAATACCAGATTTACAGCAAGAAATAGTCGCCTTGGCTCTGTTGAGAGGGATGCAGGAATGCGAGTTCAAAAGGTACCTGGGAAGAAAATCATTTACCTCGCTGGGGGAGGCCTTGAGAAAAGCAAATGAGTATATCAGGAGTGATGAGCTGATGCTAATATCACCCATGGGGGGAAATCAGGCAGTACAATCGGCCAAGAAGGATCATGTTCCCATACAGCAACACAATTACCGGAAAGATAACGGTAGAAAGGAGGGCCATCAGCAGAGAGGGGGATATCCGAACAGACAACAGCCGGTAGGGGCTTACCAGGTGTACACTCCCCTGAACACCGCCAGAGCCACGATCTACGCAGTAAATAAATCGGCAGCGTGGAGAAAACCGTTACCGATGGATGCCCCaggtaacaataagaacttttgtGCTTTTCATAATGATCATGGTCATTACACGGAGCATTGCAAAGAGCTCAAGGATAACATCGAAGAGCTGGTAAGAAGGGGATACCTATCCCAGTACAGGGTTCGACAGGAAGGCCAGGGAGGAAATAATAGGCAGGGCAGTTCGCATAGTCATGCCCCATATACACCTACTCAGCCAGGGTATGCACAGCCCACTGGTAGGATTGAACAGGCACCACCATCCCGGCAAGAAATCCGGTCATTACCGGAAACAGGCAAAGATGGGGCCGATAGGGGAAAGAGACCCACGGTTTGGGTGATCTCTGGAGGGCCCGTGCATGGAGGTACAGTCAGCGGGGCAATAAGAAATCTAGAGGAGCACAGGCATTTGGTGAGTTACCATAGCGCAAGGAAATGGCCGGAACCAATCCCCCTACCGGTCATCACGTTCACCTCGGACGATTGTCGCGGCATTATATATCCCCATGATGACCCGCTGGTATTGGAACTCGAGATAGCAAACTTCCCCGTCAAGAGATGCCTGATTGATGGAGGCAGCTCTGCGAACATCATATTCTGGGAAGCTTTCACCCAGCTGAACATAGATCACGGAGAGTTAGCAAGGGTGAGCTATCCCGTTATCGGATTCTCTGGAGCCAGCGTCTATCCAGAAGGCAGTATCCGTCTACCGGTTCAAGTAGGTAGAGGATCATCAGCCAGGGACTTAATGGTCGACTTTTTGGTGATAAAAGTACCAGCAGCGTATAACGTAATAATTGGTCGACCATTCATTCATGACGCACAGGCGGTGGTGTCCACATATCATTTGACCATGATATATCTCTCAAATCTGGAAAGAACAGAAAGGGTACATGGCAGTCAGGAGACTGCCAGATCGTGTTATCTGACAGCGATAAAGGCACCAGGAAGGATGGTGCCGAAAACCAACCTTGCCCGAGAAGAAAACATGCCAACCAAAAGAAAGAGAGGGGATCTGAGCATGGAAATTTTTGATGAAAGGCCGGTTTGCATCCCAAGGCCGGCTGCAGAGGGAGAAACTCGGGAAATTGAATTGGTAGAAGGAGTTCCAGAAAGAACGGTACGAATAGGTGCCGATATAGAGGCAGATCAGCAGGTCAATCTCATCGGCCTGTTACGAGAAAATGCAGACGTCTTTGCCTTCTCTGCAGATGAAATGCCCGGTATCAGCCCAGACATCATAGTGCATCGTCTGAATGTAGACAAGTCAGTCAGGCCGGTAAAgcaaaagaagagaaatttcTCCAGTGAAAAAAATGCtgcaataaaagaagaagtggaaAAACTGCTGGAAGCAGGGTTCATAGAAGTTTGTGACTACCCCGAATGGTTGGCCAACGTAGTCATGGTAAAAAAGTCAAATGGCAgttggcgaatgtgcgtagattttacCAATCTGAATGGGGCGTGCCCCAAGGACTGCTATCCATTGCCACGAATCGATAGACTGGTAGATTCAACAAGTGGCCACGCTCTTTTGAGTTTCCTGGATGCCTTCTCAGGGTATCACCAAGTCAGCTTGTGTAAAGCCGATAGAAAGAAGGCCGCCTTCATCACATATTCAGGGGTATACAGCTATAAGGCTATGCCATTTGGGCTGAAGAATGCGGGAGCAACCTACCAGAAGTTGGTGGATAGGGTATTTGCttcccagaaagggaggaacatAGAGGTATATGTGGATGACTCAATAGTTAAAAGCCGATTGGCCAGCGACCACATCGACGACTTGAGAGAAACTTTCGAAACTCTGAGGAGGTTCAGGATGAAGTTAAACCCCAAGAAATGTGTATTCGGGGTCCGATCAGGAAAGTTCCTGGGTTTCCTAGTAAGCGAAAGGGGAATCGATGCCAATCCAGATAAGGTAGATGCAATTATGAATCTACCAGAACCCGGTTGCATAAAAGACGTGCAAAAGTTAACAGGAAGAATGGCCGCATTGACCCGGTTCATTAGCAAATCAGCAGATAGGTCGTTGCCCTTTTTCAACGTGTTAAAGCAAAACAAGAAATTCAAGTGGGGAGAAACAGAAAGAGCGGCCTTTGAGGCAGTAAAACGGCACCTGCAAGTCCTACCCACAATAGCTCGACCAGAGGAAGGGGACACGCTTCAGCTATACATATCTGCTTCTCAACACACAGTAGCAGCAGTTCTGATCATAGAGAAAGATAAAACACAGATACCGGTGTACTTTGTCAGCCACGTCCTGCAAGAAGCAGAAACGAGGTACTCTTTGATAGAAAAGTTGGGGTTGGCAGTATTGATTGCAGCCAGAAAGCTGAGACCTTACTTTGATGCACACGGGATCCAAGTCCTCACAAACTACCCACTGGAAAAAGCAATGCAAAAAATGGACACATCAGGTAAACTCCTAAAATGGGCGATTGAACTATCAGAGTTTCACATGGAATATCGGCCCAGAATGGCTATAAAAGCCCAAGCACTGTCTGACTTCATAGTCGAAGCATCATACCAGGAGGAGGAAATAAAGGAAGGAATATGGGAAGTAGCAGTAGACGGCTCGGTCACCAAATCAGGGTCAGGAGCAGGGGTAATAGTTACCTCACCAGAAGGAGACCAGTTCGAGTATGCTATTAAGTTCTCTTTCCAGGCATCAAACAACGAGGCAGAatacgaggccgcaatcgcTGGCATACAGATCTGCGCGGCAGCTGGTGCTCGTAGGCTCAGGCTCACAACCGACTCACAGCTGGTAGCAAACCAGTTCTCAGGAGAATATGAAACGAAGGAAGAATCCATGAAACGATACGCCGAAAAGCTTAAACAGTCAGTGGCACAGTTGGAAAGCTTCGAAATAAAATTAGTACCCCGATCAGAGAACATGATGGCAGACTCCCTGTCAAAACTGGCCAGCTCAAGTGCTCTGGTAAAATCAGTAATGATGGAAGTCATGCATCGAAGGAGCACTAAAGTATTGGGAAAAAAGGTCATGGTAATCACGAGCCAACCTGAATGGTATGACACCTTGTGGGCATACAAGAGAGATGGAACCCTGCCTGCAGAAAAAACGGAAGCAAGAAGGTTGATTAGAAACTCATGCTGGTTTGTAATCATCAGAGGCCAACTCTACAAACGGGGTTTTAGCTTGCCTCTGTTACGATGCATATCAGCATACGAATCGGCACGACTGATCGAAGAAGTACATGAAGGAGTGTGTGGAAATCATCAGGGAGGAAAAACCCTTGCACTGAAATGCCAAAGGCAAGGATACTACTGGCCGACAATGCTAACAGACGCACAGGAATACGTCAAGAAATGCGAAAAATGTCAAGTTTTTTCAGCAGTCATCAATCGTCCTGCAAACGATCTCATGCCAATCCTAAATCCAATACCGTTCGCccagtggggaatggacatTCTGGGACCATTCACAACGGCATCCGGTGGAAGAAAATTTCTGATAGTGGCAGtcgattatttcaccaaatggataGAAGCAGAACCGGTGGCAAAGATAACTGCAAATCAGGTCAAAAAGTTCATATGgaaaaactgaaggaaataatgcccttggtccaagtatgcattctatgttaagtctaataaatgcggttcagtattaattaacaagttaataattcagtgagatcaagtgagctgaatgcctagctagaggccgcttcagttcaagtggaattaatgatattaatccacagcttactcttgactgaacccgtagggtcacacaaatagtacgtaaacggatcaagtatttaatggcattaaatactccatctatgaatattcggaaccgacggatcttggtttcagtgggagctaagatcgtcacaggcaagaaatgaatactccggaaacgatgatattgccggaaacggaaatatggatcgtatcggaaatatgaatattatccaagtcgtagatgttgccggaaacggaaacatggtacgtatcggaaaatattgttggaaatagaaatattaccagaatcggaaatattgccggaaacggaaatattgtcagaatcggaaatattaccggaatcggaaaataattccggaaacggaaatattaaatatttgttcgaaacggaaattaattccggaatcggaaatattaaatattgttcgtatcggaaatagattccggaaatggaaatttaatcggaagcgtatcgtacgaattagcatcggacgaggcctgccggacgaaggcccagcacgaagccaggccatcgcccagcaagcacgcacgccacagcccagcgcgcacaaggccgcgcatgcgtgggccgcgctgcgtgggctgctgctcgcatgcgtgggcaacccttgtggctgccgtgtgtgtgtgagtttgagctcatgcgagattcctgaatctgcaagagtcagtgtatgattaaatgtctattcctattggataaattgattaagtagaattcatgtagaattctaattccaattaattcgcatcctactaggattacgattccttttccataactctataaataaaggcctaggggtcataatttatatacaagtttcaaagtattcaaaagtgagttttttgagagaaaattaaaacccatcttgccccaaaagtgccgaattttctgagtaccttaagggcgattctagttggtcaatcttaaggcggatccggacgtgctgtggactttctacggagggacgacacttggagtcctaaaagacttgttcttgttcggttcgggcgcagctagggaaggcacgcaacaaagagtatgcatctaaactatgctaaatgattatgtgtaaataatatgtttcctgggttaatggttgtttccgcatgatttatgtaaatgtcatatgtatcataacctaacagtggtatcacgagccccttattattttcataatctaaattgcatgaacatggttaaatattacaaatttgcaagaattaaaaggggtgattaattttcgtaattgttaattaattgcaaattgcgtttatttaattatatgtacgcagtttttcggcagtttcttcattactcatccgaattgagtgatttttgtgtcaattccgcatgtaaaaggcattctaaaattttgacaaaaaaagtatttttctgccgaacccagaattctcaaattcgaagcctaactatgacttttcgaaggttttagtttttcggatgcaaaatttcgtaaatttaagatgttaaattaaatatttgcgattcttgttgataaatcttgaatttttgattgacctactgcatatgtttaacaagtttgaatgcctagtcttgttaattatgcaatctaatttgtaattatgattaatttgttgaaaattagaataatttagaattaatttgattttcataattaattgtaatttaattagaaacctatgattaaaaaccaccataaaaattgtaaatttacgataaattttaaatttttatgacctagacttgaatccatatcaatcggaaatcaattggataataaattttcgatttttcgccctaaaattatgaaattaatattatttattaatttgtcattaattttaaatataaattttaaatttttatgcgattcgttcaaataacttgcacgcacgaagcaatggacgcttcgtgttacccttaaggggtgttgtataatgcgggcatgcgacgacgagcaagggagctcgtcgcccgtgcggcacgaatgcaatgagcaagggcgtagtgcacgagcgcaaggcagcagccctgccttgtgtcgtgtgccacgagcaatgaacggatgggcatgggcgaggggcgagccaaggcagtcgcgtgtgggcagcaagcgagctgcgccacagcgcgcgctgcctcgcacaacagcgcgcaacctcgtgcgcagcgagcgcaagctcgcgtgccacgagcgctgcgcacagcatcactcgcgcgcacagcgcgcgacgtcgcccgcccagcgagcgatgtcgcgcaccagcgagcgatggctcgcgcgcgcgcagcgagcgatctcgcgcgccagcgagcgatggctcgcgcgcaccagcgagcgatgcagcgccccagcgagcgatggctcgcgcgcaccagcgagcgatctcgcgcaccagcgagcgcggtaacgcgcgcgcgctgcgagcgatagctcgcgtgcggtgggcgctgtgcggaggcttgcgtatgggacagcagcagctatgcaacgagcgcatgggctgcgcgcacatggccagcaatggctgtgtgcgtacagcccatgggcgtgcaacgcgtaggatgtttgcgtttcgattagatcgtttttgaatgtttaatttgaaaatttcagttcacgtaattttaattgattttaaaattaataatttgaattaatttcttggattttaattttgaatattataattataataaatggcatttattctaattattttactaaaattaaaatcataaattaatttaaatgtgactgaaattaaaattaaatttttggattcaattataaatttatatgagctttaaattttaattaaatttgtatgtttccggttagactagaaatacaattttatgtttaaaattagtaaagcatatgaatttattggtttgagtgggagtgcttttagtcataaactcttgattaggtctacaaatccttaaggttaaaacaactcgattagaattaataaggactgaataattggtagattattggtgaccttgattaattgctgcaaatgtttacgtgatgcataatgtgttttaactaaccagctatgtgggccattcatgataatgaatgggtgaatggtatatattgtatatgtactgttttgcaggttatgaagtgactagtatggcccaaataggatagaaaatatggtctgcgtaccattaatttgaatgtaattggtctaaagcaccaaagttatttttcaattcaaatatggtctgcgtaccatcaaatagttgtaattagttataacttatcctatttgaagaaaatggtgcctcccacggagattttcaagacggactttgaagtcaaagcttcaagatgaagtcgggccatactagatcacaaatatcttatgcatgttttaagttatttattgctttaaatatgtcttaaaatgcatgagatcaaaagcttgattatgttgcatgattaaggattttagttcacttaaaatctaaccaacatagtaagagccttaagttccaaacttaaaaattgagttaaaaggtgccatgccaaaatatacacttgcttggatatcctttacatcaatctagtaatagttttcgctcagcgaggtgttacttattggtcctaaaggggcaaggtacacaaataattgtgagtacatgttagttttggtgaaactcaacgatataagtaaggagtccttttatgtcgtggcaaattcgataggtttacctaataagttcttagacgtacctatcaaccaagaatagtttctagactattagcaaaaggcttttgcttacctaagatgttctaggattaagtcgacaaactgtgcttagttcttcaatgattttaggatcttggaatcattttattcacacctgccggaacacataacttgaataaaatgcttaataaacattgaattatgcatgaatgctagaatttaagtttattaagagaaactgtgaatggttatttatttgtttattcttttcaattgtagtttttaaaatggcaaacaacaattcattcaacattcgatcaattctcgaaaaggagaagttgaacgggaaaaacttccttgactggcaaaggaacttgcaaatagttcttatgcaggaagaaaaggagtatgtcctagatgaggcgatgcccgaagctccaggcgacgggatcactcaggcagccctcaatcgttggattgatgccaacaaggatgtgaaatgtctaatgctcgccaccatgagtgcggatctgcagaaaacgttcatcaactcagatgctttcacaatcatcagtgagttgaagaacatgttccaagatctggctcgagtcgaaagattcgagactcataggcaaattcttgagaccaagcttaagagaggcgagcccgtaagtccacatgttctcaaaatgattggactcattgagaatatgagtcggctggatcagcaattttctcaggaaatggctatagacaccatcctccattctcttcatagcgggtatgatcagttcaaactgaactacagtatgaatagtctggacaaaacgctcactgagcttcacggtatgctgaagaccgctgaaaagacgctcaaaagtgataagcaggatgtgcttatggtgcgtgggggcaagttcaagaaatctggaaagaagaggaatgctaagaaaggtggcaacaaggccagcccaactaagcatactggcgccaaatctgcaaagaggaaggtcagtcaacccacttctgaatccgaatgcttctactgcaagaagaaggggcattggaagagagattgcttgaagctaaaggaagatcagaagaacggaacagtcgttccatcttcaggtattttcgttatagactgtatacttgctaattcaacttcttgggtattagatacaggttgtggctcacacttatgttccaatccacagggactaagaagaagtagaaagttaagcaagggagaagtcgacctacgagtgggaaatggagcacggattgctgcattagccgtaggaacttactatttgtcgttgccctccgggctagttttggaactggaagaatgtttccatgttccaagtcttactaaaaacatcatttcagtttcttgcttagatgctaagggattttcctttataataaaagacaatagttgttcgttttattttaaagagatgttttatggatctgctagattagtcaatggactttatttattagatcacgacaaacaagtatataacataaataccaaaaaggccaaaaaggatgattcagatctcacctatctgtggcattgtcgattaggccatataaacttgaaacgcttagaaagacttcaaagggaaggaattctagaaccatttgacttagaggattatggtaaatgcgaatcatgtttacttggcaaaatgacaaagcaacctttctctaaagttggagaaagagcaaatgaactattgggtttaatccatacagatgtatgtggaccaatgagtacaaatgctagaggtggtttcagctactttatcactttcactgatgacttcagtaggtatggttatgtctacctaatgaagcataagtctgaatcctttgacaaattcaaggaatttcagagtgaagtagagaatcaattaggcaagaagatcaaggcactgcggtctgatagaggcggtgaatatctgagctatgaatttgatgaccatctgaaagaatgtggaattctatcagaattgactcctcctggaacaccacaatggaacggtgtgtcagaacggaggaacagaaccttgctagacatggtcaggtcaatgatgggtcaggccgaacttccattagaattttggggacatgcactaaatacagctgcactcactataaatagagctccgtctaaagctgtcgaaaagactccatacgaattatggtttggaaagcctccaaatgtgtcttttcttaagatttggggatgtgaagtatacgtcaaacgattaatttcagacaaacttcatccaaaatctgacaaatgtatccttgtgggctatccaaaggaaacaaaggggtattacttctacaatacatctgagaacaaagtgtttgttgctcgagatggtgtctttttggagaaagatcacatttccaaaatgacaagtgggagaaaagtagacctcgaagaaattcgagtcgaacaacaaactctagagaatgctcaagatgacattcaggatgaaactcagagatctttagaagaatctggtgagaatcatggtcaatctagaaatgttaccccgcgtagatcgcaaagatatagatctcaaccggaaaggtacttaggtattttgacgaacgagagctatgacgttctattacttgaaagtgatgaacctgcgacttacaagcaagctatgacgagccctagctccaagcagtggcaagaagccatgcaatctgaattagactccatgtctgaaaaccaagtatgggatttggtcgatttgccagatggctaccaagccattggaagcaaatgggttttcaaactgaaaaaggacaaggatgggaaacttgaagttttcaaagctagattggttgcgaaaggttacaggcaagtccacggtgtggattacgatgaaaccttttcaccagttgcaatgctaaagtctattcgaataatattagcaatcgctgcatattacgattacgaaatatggcagatggatgtcaaaactgctttcttaaacggcgttttaacagaaactgtgtttatgacacagcctgaaggttttgaggatccaaagaatgctaaaaaggtatgcaagctaaagaagtcaatctacggattgaagcaggcatccaggagctggaatatacgttttgatgaagcagtcagtgactttggtttcatcaagaacgcggacgaatcttgtgtatacaagaaggtcagtgggagcaaaattgctttcctagtattatatgtcgacgacatattgcttatcggaaatgacattcctatgttgaactctgtcaagatttggcttgggaaatgtttttcgatgaaggatctaggagaagcacagtacatattgggcatcaagatttacagagatagatctaaaaagatgattggacttagtcaaagcacttatatcaat contains these protein-coding regions:
- the LOC110788840 gene encoding uncharacterized protein; amino-acid sequence: MGIHASTTDFYLLLRWINKRAGRSQFRKNVAIAAVCAAVYKVWCVRNKALWEQKVATVDSIVKYSTGVSLHPRWCVSSIFTFVRHLLQAGREEARDQTKRSTGRYQSGRTHLSDIIRITAALDQQDISNRSQILPEQLALEGGDFPTLSSKSAIMDTNNKKPRKNNNLPQSAVITPTSVAQPAVKPSLLPVSTSQVTPLTDPPPKTLKSQISIAPPGFEDPNDVIIEDETSMEERAQDSPSPPQIQSNLSALSQRFTPQQLLTASAVMKAMAELSSRRTEGNQIVVTGNRPGAMPVRNLYETLEHEVVLPAQPEPILVQSENPGRRKRHSSRRRERSTRRRESVSEQEGSFPAGRESTPYHEEYIVQSPQPGWNRYEGYLPHQELMRRTIHPKDSPLCRGILEQPMEKVKMPTCKYNGTTDPENHSTAFEQHMMLYSDSDAMWCKVFQTTLSGVAADWYKKLPAGSIFSFWQIQEDFVRRFISKVERKKTSGELMSISQRPKEPLREYLTRFNNESITIPDLQQEIVALALLRGMQECEFKRYLGRKSFTSLGEALRKANEYIRSDELMLISPMGGNQAVQSAKKDHVPIQQHNYRKDNGRKEGHQQRGGYPNRQQPVGAYQVYTPLNTARATIYAVNKSAAWRKPLPMDAPGNNKNFCAFHNDHGHYTEHCKELKDNIEELVRRGYLSQYRVRQEGQGGNNRQGSSHSHAPYTPTQPGYAQPTGRIEQAPPSRQEIRSLPETGKDGADRGKRPTVWVISGGPVHGGTVSGAIRNLEEHRHLVSYHSARKWPEPIPLPVITFTSDDCRGIIYPHDDPLVLELEIANFPVKRCLIDGGSSANIIFWEAFTQLNIDHGELARVSYPVIGFSGASVYPEGSIRLPVQVGRGSSARDLMVDFLVIKVPAAYNVIIGRPFIHDAQAVVSTYHLTMIYLSNLERTERVHGSQETARSCYLTAIKAPGRMVPKTNLAREENMPTKRKRGDLSMEIFDERPVCIPRPAAEGETREIELVEGVPERTVRIGADIEADQQVNLIGLLRENADVFAFSADEMPGISPDIIVHRLNVDKSVRPVKQKKRNFSSEKNAAIKEEVEKLLEAGFIEVCDYPEWLANVVMVKKSNGSWRMCVDFTNLNGACPKDCYPLPRIDRLVDSTSGHALLSFLDAFSGYHQVSLCKADRKKAAFITYSGVYSYKAMPFGLKNAGATYQKLVDRVFASQKGRNIEVYVDDSIVKSRLASDHIDDLRETFETLRRFRMKLNPKKCVFGVRSGKFLGFLVSERGIDANPDKVDAIMNLPEPGCIKDVQKLTGRMAALTRFISKSADRSLPFFNVLKQNKKFKWGETERAAFEAVKRHLQVLPTIARPEEGDTLQLYISASQHTVAAVLIIEKDKTQIPVYFVSHVLQEAETRYSLIEKLGLAVLIAARKLRPYFDAHGIQVLTNYPLEKAMQKMDTSGKLLKWAIELSEFHMEYRPRMAIKAQALSDFIVEASYQEEEIKEGIWEVAVDGSVTKSGSGAGVIVTSPEGDQFEYAIKFSFQASNNEAEYEAAIAGIQICAAAGARRLRLTTDSQLVANQFSGEYETKEESMKRYAEKLKQSVAQLESFEIKLVPRSENMMADSLSKLASSSALVKSVMMEVMHRRSTKVLGKKVMVITSQPEWYDTLWAYKRDGTLPAEKTEARRLIRNSCWFVIIRGQLYKRGFSLPLLRCISAYESARLIEEVHEGVCGNHQGGKTLALKCQRQGYYWPTMLTDAQEYVKKCEKCQVFSAVINRPANDLMPILNPIPFAQWGMDILGPFTTASGGRKFLIVAVDYFTKWIEAEPVAKITANQVKKFIWKN